The sequence below is a genomic window from Coffea arabica cultivar ET-39 chromosome 4c, Coffea Arabica ET-39 HiFi, whole genome shotgun sequence.
atgaggagTCGTGTTGTATAGTTTGAAATCATGAGAGGGCTTTTCAGTGTATTAGATTGACCACAggggatttttttattttttacccatttttttaatttacttgGAATACTATACTCGTATATTTAGTAATAAAAAATGTACTAATTTGGTTGGTAATCggtaatatatttttaatatccATTATTGAACCATTTTATCGAATGGGTAAACTCAGAACAAGTTTCCATttgtttagttcaagtaatcaAGAGTTCAAGATTCCACGATCGGTGTACAGAGATGCAAAGTCTTATTCATATTATATTTACAGCAAGCAAATATGTGATGGAAGACATCGTACACGCTTTAAACCTACTAAAATTAGAGTTCCGGACATCAAATGAAAACTTGTTAAATCTTGTTAAATTAGTTTACtaaaattagtttaaatattgttaaacctaCTAAAATTAGTTTACTTGTTAAATCTTGTTTTCACGCCTATTTTTCTCGCTATTGGTATCATTTACTGCCATCCAAATGTTGTTCCCAGATTTACAGAGGTGAAAAGACGGTTTTCAACCGTCGAATCCCAATCTACCCCCATTTCCAACCTCGACCCGACCCTTACCCAATCCGGGACCGGGAGCCCGACCCTTACCCAATCCTCAACCTCAGCCCCAGGCAAGACTGACATTAACCTTTATCATCGGCCGTCACGGGATCAATCTCCACAAGTCTCTtgttatcatatatatatatatatatataaataataaagTCGTGTTCTCATACTTATCCCTtcatattttctctttcctatGTGGCTTAACGAGACAGCAAATAGTTTCCTACGTGACTTGCTCCTTTTTTGTTTGTAtatatatcaattcttatttcctataaaaattcttaatattatatgatttttaTTTCCTACCCAAAAAAGGAATTGGAACGTAATGcgatataaataaaagagacataaatctcctctattagatatataggaataaatgatatatatttttttatagtaTCCTATTCTTTGTTTTTAACAGATTCATCATAGatcctttttattttaagataatCAACCCATATATAGAACAACATACAAACAATCTAGacatgaaaattaaaaaaagttagCCCGAGAAAGTTTTTACAAGACTCATAGTTCCCATGCATAATTGATGTACAAAGAGAAATGGCACTTCATCTGattgaaaatttttggaaaaatccaTAAAGAAAATGGAGTGTCAtcaatcaaagaaataaaatttcatTATCATAGTTAAAGAAAGATGAGATAAAACATTAgatatttgttgaaattttgcacCCCGAAAGCCCCTATCCAACCCTTCGTCCGTAGTGTCCTCCAATCCAAGAGAAAGTCCTCCGCCCGTAGTATCCGTAGTGTCCTCCGcccgtcttttttttttaatatatttatgcTAATAATTCCTTAATCACAATACATCTCTGCCCAGATAGTGGAGAGTATTTCGTGCGTGGACTCATATCATAGGAGTCCATGCACTTAAAGGACTCGATATAGTGGAGATGGTCTTTTGAGATCGGTAAAATCTATCTTGATAACGCATTTGTAAATTTATTATGTACAGGTTTATCTACGTGCATAGTACGGGTCACATAAGGtcttatttcctacccaaagttatttggatgattatggttttattttctataagaattcttaatattatagGATTCTTTTTTCCTACCCAAAGTTACGTACTTTAAGCAATTTAAATTAAGATAAACATACTTTTAATGTTCTTATCAATATCTCTTTGTATccttatcaattcttatttcctatgCCTACACTACATATAGCCTCTAATATATTGATTTCAAACATCAAATTCATGGTCAGGTATTTTCAGTGCAAGCGGTTGGCATATTAAAGTATCGATTTTGGGTTTTCACTCCTCTTGATTATCAGATATATCttctttcaatatatatatatatatatatatatatatatatatatttttaaaaaagacATGTTGATTTTCAATTGTAAGAGCTTACtaacatatcttgaattttgtccttttgttttattttctatttgttttgtatgaagACATAGGATTTAAACAAGTACTTTCATCGTTATTTTTATAGGATTTTTTCTATCATGTTTGTTAATTAATTTTTGTGATCATATACTACGATGTTTGTTAATTCGTCTTCagaaaaaataaccaaaaataaaaGGCACTGGAAAGTAATGCGATATAAATGTAAGAGACATAAATATCTCTATTAGATATATCTGCAAATTCATTAGTTAATTAAAAGATTGTGGCCATTTACTTAATTATAATCTTTACGTATTGTTATACACAACCTTAAATgcgataaatcatttattttttttatacttaATTATCCTACTTTGCTATCATGCAGTGATAATAGAAAATCAATAAATGCTGATTTGCACGGACAAATCGAAGAGAATGCTCaaacagaaaaaaataaaaacaagtttCTGAAGAGTAAAATgttatttgatactatttactgcactttttatttattttcaattttttgaatgttatggtattgttgaatgttattttttctatttttgaattattattcactgaattagatgtttaaatttatattataagaatacttTACAGTACAATGCACTCATAGAAATATACTTAAGACAagttataatagattatacattaaatatgtattttatatcgacatttttataaattgactaaatagtttattatttttcgacGATTCCCGTTCAACGAACGGGTACAAAATTAGCTGCAAAAGGAATTGGAAAAGTTGCTGGATGGGCCGGAGGCCCGTGCCACGGCAGATAATGCCTCGGAAGTTGCCAATTTGAGCGCCAAGCAAATGGAAATGCAGCTTGAGGTTACAAAGTTGGAGGAAAAGATCAACAATTGCAACCGAAGATTTGATGATATATGGGGTCTGCTCTTCTTAGCCGCTGTTTTCGCTGTCGGCGCCTTCATGAACACGAGACGAGGACCAAATGAGGTACGTTTACATATTATTGTCTGGCATTCGTGTAGCGTATCAAGGGTAGTATGAAAAAGATTTCTCAAGAAACCAAATGCAAGGTTTTCTTTAGTTCACTTATTATTTGGCATCCCCTCCACTAAGGCCATTTCAAAATGTCATTCTTCTCCTTTTAGACCATGCACAATTTGGGCATTCCGATCATGATATTAGCAGGAAAGTAAAATGCCTTCATCAAGGATTGTCTGGAAGAATTCTCGACTGTAATGATTGCaaggagaaggggaaaaaaatagagCGAACCAGGCAAGCAAGCAAGACGGATAAAATTCGAAAGAATGTCATGTTTTGACACTTTCCGTAGGGTTTAAAAATAAAGGATGATCTCTCTcgctctatatatatatatatatatatatatatgtatatatgtatatattggTGTGTGGAAGTGTATATTTGTTGTGTAATgggtaaaattttttaaagaattcTATACTATTTAGCAACCAAAAGAAACTCTGATACATTCTTTAGAACtgtaattttcttttcctctgtgCTATCCTATTGCCAAACTTTTCTGTTCTGTGTTTGAATTGAGTGTTTTGATTCTCTTCATCCCccactccaaatccttcctactattttattctttttttctttttactcaCTACAACTCAGTTTCCTGTGTAATCTGAATATATCTCCTTATATTTCGTCCAttttcgttaaatttaacggattccgtcacctttacaatttagttcaaaacatgaggtgtcGTGTTGTATAGTTTGAAACCATGAgagggcttttctgtgtattagattAACCACAggggatttttttgttttttacccattttttaaatttacttgGAATACTGTACTCGTATATTTACTAATTACTAATTGTAATTACTAATTAGCTAACTTAATTATAATTACACTTGGAAGTCAAATTTTGATGGAAGTTAGCATGTTGGAGTTTAGTTTGACAATTAAATTTAGAATTCTTGTTTATTTCAATGTTGTTTAAGAATTGAGATTATGAGCTAGGGCTTAGgattatgaattttttttttttttttgcatatcatgtttatttgaattaagTTGATTGAATTTTATCAAAAACATATGGGATATTATTTTGTTACaacaattttttagaaaaaaataaaatattttaattcacTATTGACATTTTTAATTTTGGATATTACTGAATTACTGATTTTTCAATCCAATTCACCAAACTAAAGTTTGGAAGGTAATCGAATATTGGTTTTAAACAACCGATTCCTTAATTACTggaatttttttaatcaaattttcGATTACTGGCAATGGACGCCTCTACTTATAACCTCTCTTATTTTATCACCAAAGTCAACCCTTCCCCTGTCAATACGGTAACTTCAATATATTTTAATGGAATTTTGTGTGACTAAAATTGGCCCATTCTCCAATCAAATTGGAATTAAATTGATATTTTTAATTCACTTAAAATGTTAATTAACAGCTTTTTCAATTAAATATCCTTTATGCATTtgcaaaaattgttaaagataacTTAGATGGGAGACAAATATGTTTTGGCAAAATCATAAGGACCAAATTCGTATTCCCTCcccggtttttttttttggtaagataaaaaaaaaagaattattaagataaaaaataaaagggtttaAGTAGCAGGGTTTAAGGGATAaggatttcatttcattttcccccAAATTTTAGCAgatcatttcttttctcttcatCAATGGCGTCTTCACTCTCAAGGACACTTTGCCGTAGACTTCTTCTCTCAAACCCCAGATCAAAGCCCTCGACTCTCTCTTATTCCTTTTGCTCAAAAAGCTTTTCTTTTATGGACGCCTCCTCAGAGTCGGACGAACCCTCCGCTGTCAATTCGGTCCATTCCGATGCTGAGTCACCAGCCCCCTCTTCATCTTCTGTTTCTTCCTCAGACTCAACTAAGCAGCAACGCGTCATTCGGAGTCGTCCCCTCGAAAATGGGTTGGATGTTGGCATTTACAAGGTCCAATTTTTGCTGAacatttctgaatttttttttggaatttattGTCATGGTAATAACTGTTAGAATATAGTTTCAAAGTTTAATTTGTTTTTACATTTCGACAGTCATCTTGTCTTCTTGTTTTTTCTGTGATGTGTAAAAATTGTTGTGCGTTTTTGGTGGGGTTACTTTGCACAAAATTTTGTTAGACAGGATGAAATTCTTATTAGTTTATAATGAAAATTGCTATCAGGTCAAAGATTAGAATTTTATTAGGACCTGACGGAAGTTTGTGGCAGGGCAAGATTGAACTTTTATTATGTTCTAGCTgatattttttgtttgtttatacggggaaattttgaaatttttgtttttgtttcttttcaaatttggcGTGTGTtttcccccgccccgccccccggggggggggggtgttggcCACATTGATCAGGAGTCTAGTTTGTAAGGgaattcttttttaaaaaagcaTATAAAATGTTCTTTCATAGTCTTCGGATTAAGAGGAATTTTGCATGTACAAAACGAAGCTGATTTGCTTCCGTAACTCTATCATGTATGTGGAACAGGCTGTATTGATTGGTCTGGTGGGGCAGGCTCCTCTTCAGAAGAAGTTAAGGAATGGGAGAGCAGTCACTCTGCTGTCGCTTGGGACAGGTGGTATTCGGAACAATAGGAGGCCATTTGATAATGAGGAGCCTAGAGAATTTGCAGATAGGTGTGCAGTTCAATGGCACAGGGTTGCAGTTTATCCTGAGAGGTTAGGAGCGCTAACTGTGAAGCATGCTGTACCAGGGTGAGCCTGTTTGGATTTATTTAGGCTTCTGTGATTGACATTTTGCAAAGGTTATGGCTCTTAAGTGTTGAAATTCTAAAAGTTATTGCGTATAACATGTCAAACTCTTATGTATACTAACATGAACTTTTAATTCAATTGAAAGAGGTGAAAAGAGACTTAGAATCCAAATTAATAAAACTTGGATTATGTCCTGTGTTCTGCTGGTTTCTGAGAAACGACAGCTCATAATTGGGAATTTAATACTAAAGTGAGTCAGTTTTGTAGATTACTTGGCAGACCACCAAATTAGATGGTTAATGTTGTGGTTCGAgaatttcaccttttttttattcaatttgtTGGTGTTTGTCCAACAAATCCTGCTCCGTAAGTCTTACCCCTTTAGTTGTTACTATTTTCCCCTTTAGTTGTTACTATTTTTATTGATACGAACTGGTGGTCCTTGGGCATTGTTACTATGTTTAATCAGTCTACTTTCTCATCATAGTTGATTTATTAAAGATTGTAGCCTATGGAGATTTACATTGGctgtttttctttgttctctctctctctctctctctgtttcttTCTACTGAGTTAGCTTTGAGCATGATTCGCCCTGCACTTATACTCATCAGCATGCAATGTTCTTCACTTAACAACCATGAGCATCCCTTGCTCGCACGTGTTTGTGCATCAATCAATTGCTCACTTTCTTTTGAGTTATGGTTATATCCTTAATGTTATTGATGTTTTCATCACCTCACAGGTCAGTCTTGTACGTGGAAGGAAATCTGGAGACTAAGATATTTAATGATCCAATAACTGGTCTAGTTCGACGTATACGAGAGATTGCAATACGCCGAAATGGTAAGTTTATCACCCTGTTCCCACATACTATTATAATTACACGGTTGCAATACTCCAGAAACAAGAAACTATGTTTCTTGAAGATACAGTAGCAAttcaatttgttttattttctgaTTTCATGTTGGTAAACTACATATTTCTGTATTTATATTGATGCTGTTTTTTCAGCTATTtgcagcttctttttttttttttttaatgatgttTGAAAGAATTTTATGTATGTTAGACTATGGTGTCTCATCTCTTATGATGTCAAAATATGAAAGCTTTTGGTCACTTGAAAACGTGACTAAACTGTTTGCATGACTGCTTAATGAATAGGATATACAGTATCTGTTAAGAGATACAAATGGAGCACTCCAATTTTGCTTTTCAATTGATCTATCCCTATAAAGTTACATGTATAAAGCTTGTTCTGTCAATGAATTTTTGGAAGTTTCATTTatgatcccaaaaaaaaaaaatggtgaaacaCTGATAATATGGTGAACTCTGGTTATGTGGGCCTTGTAGGTCGGCTGGTGTTTTTGGGACAAGGAAGTGAAAACCAGAAACCATCACAAGGAGATCTGAGAAGTGTTGGCTATTATTAAAGCGAATCAAGTGTGAAAGCAATGGGAGACTCTTTGAGAGAGTATTTTAAATCACTCTTGAAATTATGTATTAGCATAGCTGAGGGAGGAGATTGGGAGGGCCAGGTCTAGTCTGATTAATAAATTGTACTATTTGTCTTGCTAATCTTGATGTCCCTTTCTGAAGTAGTCCGTGGTTGTTAGTGGGAGAATATATTCCCAGTATTGCTTATGGTCGCGTTTGATAGCCAGTTTACTTGTTAGTTGGAAAAGTACTTGCCTTGGAATATTGAagtagctctctctctctctctctcgtttaTTGATGCTGGTGTTTCTTATGATCATAGATCATTTAACGGTGTTATTCCACAAATCATTAGGTATATTCTTGCAATAATCTGTTGGTGTTACTTCCAAGAGGGAGATAAGTGGTGAATGTGGTAGAGACATTAGAATGGTAGAAGAAAGCAATGATGTCTGGAACTAATTAACGAAGGGTCAGCCATTCTTTCTGCTGTACTTGCTGTTCCttgtgtgttatgtgttataCATTGTTGGGGAGATGGAGAGACTTATTTAGCAGTATACCTGGCAATGGAGTAATCTTATTGAGATATCAATTCATTGTCATATTTTAGCTCGATAGTAGATTGGATTCTAATAATCAGATCCAAATGACTAGTTTCAAGAATGGACAATAGGCCTTCGGGGACATCCGATAAAATTGGAACGATACAGATAAAATTAGCATGGCCCTGCGCAAGGATGACATGCACAAATCGAGAAATTGTCCAAATTTTTTTGGGCTATTTTGCAGTCAGTGTCGAATTCAAATACCTGGCTCTTCTGTGATGATCGTGGGCTATGATGCATTGTGCCATATGTTCTGCCACTTTGGACCGCTCTGTTCATCAACACTCTTTGCATGCGCCAAattcagcttttttttttttttttggtagaaaaacCAAGTTTTGCCTTAATCAACAGAAAGACTTACTGAATTTCACAGTCGATGTGAGAATTGTATTAGTGAGCTAGTCGTAAGAACTCTTGTAAGCGAACTCTTGTAAGCGATTTGTAATATCAAAAGCATGTTTTATGGCGACTTCAAGTTTGGACTAAAAAGCAAGAGCCAGttagaattgacaaaatggactATCATTAGCAATAGCTGAAGTGGCAATAGCAGGAATTATCCCACTGCAAATTTGAAAGTCCTCAAGTACTTTTCAATGTGCaaaaacttgatttcctttaATTGGGCCACATTCCGAATTCAGAAAGCCGGCAAAACTAGATGGCCCAATAGGAAAGAGCCTGCTGACCTGACGATACTGAATTCAAAGCGATCAACTATCCTGGCTTATGGCTTGGTTTTCTCCTTTCCTTATCCACAAAATCTGTCTCTATGGAGGAGAAAACAGACATATCATGATTTATGAAAGTTATGGGAGAAACACCAGCAGAAACAGAGCTAGAATACAACCGAATAAAATGTGGTCAAATCAGAAACTGATGCAGCACTCACCCCAGTTGCTTCAACCCCCAGCACTACCTCCTCCACAAACTCAAACCATAAGTATCAAGCAATGCTGTAAAGTCTCGCGCAGAGAACTTGCAATTTGCACCAACTCATCTTTGCTATTACTCTTAGGCTCACAGACAGTGGAGCCATTGCACCATTCAAGAGCAAGAGCGGAGGAAATTGAGGATACAAGTAAAGAAACTGAGCAGCTTGTGGAAAGTGAGGAAAATGAAGTTCCTAGGAACTCTGAACTTGTGGAAAGTGAGGTTGTTCCTCCAAGCACCGAACAACCAGTGGAAAGTGAGGATGATCCTCAAAAAACTGAACAACTTGCCCCAGAAGACGATTCAAAGAAAACTGCAGATCCCTGTGGAGAACAAAATCCAACCCAGAGGGCATTTCTTGAAGTGTCAATTGATGGCGTGCCTCTTGGTAGAATTGTGATCGGGCTATACAGTGATAGTGTTCCATTTGGTACAGCCCGATTCAGTGATCTTGTCAGTGGTGCAGCGGGCATTAGTTatagaagaaaagaatttgTTAAGATCACGCCAAACTATGTCCAACATAGCGGAGTGAGATCATATGGTGTTGATGCTGAGCTTGCGAGGAAGGCTGGAAGCAATTTGGCTGCTGACAGACTCACAGATGAATGGGAAAAGCAGTATGCGGCTTGTCCAGGGACAAAGAATTTGGCCAAAAGCATTGGCATTGTAGTGAGGGATCCTTCAAAACCACCACCCAAGTTGAAATTGATTGCAcgcaaagggaagctagagatTGATCAAGAACAGGTGGGAGTGGATCCTAATGGGACAGAATTTGTCATTGCTATTAAAGACTCGCCTGAACTAGATGCATCAACATTAGTGATTGGAAGAGTATTGGAAGGAATGGACGTTGTTGAGAAGATTGGCCAAGTGAAGACAGTACAGGAGAATACCAGTTCTCCCTATTTCAGGTACCTGTTGTACTCTCTCTGCTTAACAATGCCAACATGGCATTACATAGATGAGCAACTCTATGCGCACATAATAGGACAAATAACATACAGCAAATGATCATTTTCCTAGATACAATTTGAAATTAACATTTCTTTATGAATTGCCCAACAGGGTAGCAAAGTTGATAGGAGACAAAAGGGCTGTTGTAGCAGAGAGAGGCTTTAATCGACCATATTCAAAGGTGTTGATTACCAATTGTGGGTTGATAAAATGAATGAAGCCGCTATAGATCACTTATTTCCATTATGTAATAGAGGACAAGATTGTGCGGGGAAATTCTTTCACATTGATGATTCTCAGTAAATTTTTGTGCTGTCATAAATTGTGCTGTCATAAATTGGAGTTATGCATACATGGCCAGTACAGCTGCAATCGCAACAAGCTGAAAATAATGAAAAGCTATTACACTCATCCTTAAAAGGAAATCTTTAAATTCAAGTAGGCaagaaaaactagaaaagctAAGTATGCATACGTGAGTGTGCTTTCCTGATTAGCTCTGCAATCTCACAATCATTTGACATGCTGCAAAGTCAACACTATCCCAGGCACTAGCTCGCATGAGTATGCTTCGTTCTTTTTACAGGTGGGGAACTGAAAAGCTTTCTGATTGAAGCAATTGGATCATCCACCTATATCAAAGAGAGGGCATAAGAATGCATTTGACACATATACATTTACAAAGGAGGAAGCCAAGTAGACAGAGAAAATTAAATAGGCTAAGACTGCGGCTACAAGACAAAGAATTCACCCAACAAGCATTTCAGTTTGGAACCGTATCTCAAATGGGTTTAGGTAAAATTTTACATTCTAGGCTGAATCACTTGAGACTAAGATGAAAACTGGTTGCAGCAACTAAGAAGCAAATTGATACAGATGCTGTACGTGATGCTCTTATTATCTTGGATCACAACATTGAAATGATAGTAACTAGCTATTCCAAGTGCTATGCATACTCATATACTGTACAAGGTGAACCAAGTAGCATAAAATTCTATGATTAGGAGCATAATTCAAGATGCTTGTTTAGCTACAGCAGATTGAAGAGTACCAACCAGAAAAATACATGTACCAGTAAACCAAAATTGCAGACCACGATAAACACCAAATGCGAACTATACTCTCTAATTTTGGCATGCATATTGTAATTACTGCTGCTATTGTAACACTTCATCATTTACCTCAATTAAGGAAGATGGTGGATTTTCAGCAAAGGACTCCGAGA
It includes:
- the LOC113738809 gene encoding single-stranded DNA-binding protein, mitochondrial-like — encoded protein: MASSLSRTLCRRLLLSNPRSKPSTLSYSFCSKSFSFMDASSESDEPSAVNSVHSDAESPAPSSSSVSSSDSTKQQRVIRSRPLENGLDVGIYKAVLIGLVGQAPLQKKLRNGRAVTLLSLGTGGIRNNRRPFDNEEPREFADRCAVQWHRVAVYPERLGALTVKHAVPGSVLYVEGNLETKIFNDPITGLVRRIREIAIRRNGRLVFLGQGSENQKPSQGDLRSVGYY
- the LOC113739943 gene encoding peptidyl-prolyl cis-trans isomerase CYP26-2, chloroplastic, which translates into the protein MIYESYGRNTSRNRARIQPNKMWSNQKLMQHSPQLLQPPALPPPQTQTISIKQCCKVSRRELAICTNSSLLLLLGSQTVEPLHHSRARAEEIEDTSKETEQLVESEENEVPRNSELVESEVVPPSTEQPVESEDDPQKTEQLAPEDDSKKTADPCGEQNPTQRAFLEVSIDGVPLGRIVIGLYSDSVPFGTARFSDLVSGAAGISYRRKEFVKITPNYVQHSGVRSYGVDAELARKAGSNLAADRLTDEWEKQYAACPGTKNLAKSIGIVVRDPSKPPPKLKLIARKGKLEIDQEQVGVDPNGTEFVIAIKDSPELDASTLVIGRVLEGMDVVEKIGQVKTVQENTSSPYFRVAKLIGDKRAVVAERGFNRPYSKVLITNCGLIK